In Hyphomicrobium denitrificans 1NES1, the genomic stretch GCGAAATCGGGAATTTTACTAACTGACGCGGCTGCTTTTTCGCATTGAGAGTAGTAGTAGGGCGGGCTTTGCCGCGACGAGCGTCCGGCACGCTGGTTTTGGAGCTAAAGTTGCGGACGGCGCGTCAAAAGCGTTGCGAAGACAAAGTCGGCGTCAATCGCGGAGTCTTGGGACGCATCGACTGGTCTGTCGTCGGAGCGATCGTCGCGCTAGCGGCATTCTCGTATGCGGTGACCGTTCTCTACAAGAATCTCGAAAACATCTCGTGGGACCAAGTTCGTCAGACCATCGTCACGTTTCCTGCGTCGCGACTCGCTCTCGCAGGACTTGCAACCGCCATCTCGTATCTTGCTCTGGTCGGATATGACGTCATCGCGCTACGGCTGGTCGGCGCCGATCGCGTTCCGCTTCGAACCACCGCCATCACCTCGTTCATCAGTCATGCCGTGACGTTCACGCTCGGCTTCGGCGTTCTGACCGGTGGTGCGGTCCGGATGCGTCTTTATCGCCCGTGGCGGGTGTCGACCGACCAAGTTCTGGCTGTCGTGCTGCTTTGCGCGTTGAGCTTCTGGGCGGGGCTTGCGGCTATCGCTGGCATCTGTCTGACACTCAATCCGGAGCTCGTCGCCGCTCTGGTCGGTCTCGATGCGGTGACCTGCCGAATTCTGGGCCTCGTCATTCTGGCAGCGCTGGCGCTGTGGCTAGTCATCGCTGCTCGCAAGCGGACGGCGATCGCAATCCGGGACTGGCAGTTGCCACTGCCGGGAGCGGGAACTTCGCTTGCGGCGATTTTGGTGGGCATGGCGGACGTCGCCGCTGCTGCCGCCGCGCTATGGGTGCTGCTACCGAACGATCTCGCCGTCACGTTGCCGGGATTCCTGGTCGTCTTTTCACTCGCGACCGTAGTTGGCGTGATCAGCCATGTCCCCGGCGGATTCGGTGTGTTCGACGCAATCGTTCTGCTCGGTACCGCCAAGGGCGCGCCGTCGCCCGAACTCGTCAGCTCGCTCTTACTTTTCCGGCTCGTTTATTATTTCGTGCCGGTTTCCATCGCGGCGATGATGCTCGTCGTCTATGAAGTGCGAGCGAGGTCGCGGGTTGCGCACGAAGACAGCAACCCGACCGCGGCGCTGTTCGATCCGATCATTCCACCGCTTGCGGCGATAGCAACCTTTTTTGGCGGGTTGGTGCTCCTCATCTCGGGAACGCTGCCGGCGGAGCGCATGTCCGTCGTGCGCAATTTCATCCCGCTGCCGTTCGTCGAAGCCTCGCATTTCATCGCCAGTCTTGTTGGGACCATCCTTCTCGTCGTTGCGAACGGTCTTGCACATCGCCTTCGGTCGGCTTGGCAGCTGGCGCTTCTGTTGCTCGGCGGGGGAGTTGTCTTTTCGGTGACGAAGGGGCTCGACTTCGGCGAAGCGCTCATCTGTCTCGCCGCGGCCGGGTTGCTCTTCGTCGGCAGAAAGGAATTCTATCGCCAGGGCGGCGTGTTCTCGGGCCGTCCGTCGGCATCTGCGTTATTAGCCGTCGCCGTTGCCGTCGGCGCTTCGGCATTCATCGGTCTCGCGATCTACCGAGGCGTTCCCTACGACAACTCTCTGTGGTGGGAGTTCGCGTATCATCAGGATGCGTCGCGGTTTTTGCGCGCAACCCTCGGCGCAGCGACGATCGCCATCGTCATCGCCGCCTATCAGCTCATGCATAGGGTTACGCCGAAACGGCACAGCATTTCGCCGAGCCAGGTTCTCGAGGTCGAGGCGATCGTCCGTGCCTCGAAGCAGATCACGTCGGAGCTTGCCCTTATCGGCGACAAGCAGTTCCTGTTTTCCCAAAGCGGCGACGGCTTCGTAATGTACGGCGTGCGTGGCTCGACATGGGTTGCTATGGGCGATCCGATTGCGGTCAGAAGCGCCGATCTCATCGATCTCGTATGGCGGTTCAAGGAGAACGCCGACGAGCACAGGGGCGTGCCGGTGTTCTATCAGGTCGCAGCCGACCACCTGCCGGTTTATCTCGACGCTGGGTTCTCGCTGATCAAGCTCGGGGAAGATGCGTGGGTTGATCTCGAAGCGTTTACGCTTGATGGCAAAGTTGGCCGGAGACTTAGACAAACGAAGTCGCGGGTCGAGCGAAGCGGTGTCTCGTTTGAAGTCATCAAGGCGGCCGACGTTTCGAACTTCTTTTGGGCCTTGAAGCGTGTTTCGGATGCCTGGCTTGCGGTGCACGGTCGGCGCGAGAAGGGCTTTTCGCTCGGCTTCTGGAACGAAGATTATCTGCGTCGGCACGATATTGCGGTCGTTCGGCACGAAGGACGAATCGTTGCCTTTGCGAACATCTTGAGGAAACCCGCCGCAGCGACGGCGTCGCTCGATCTGATGCGGCACGTGCCGGACGCACCGGAAAGCGTCATGGACTATCTGGTCGTGATGCTGCTCGAACAGGCCAAGACAGAGGGCTACAAATGGTTCAATCTCGGAATGGCTCCGTTGTCCGGTCTGCCTGAGCATCGGCTTGCGTCACGCTGGGCGAGATTCGCCGGGCTGTTCTTCCGCTACGGCGACCGGCTCTACAACTTCGAGGGTGTGCGCATCTTCAAGAGCAAGTTCAAACCCGAGTGGCGGCCGAAGTATCTCGCCTACGAGCAAAGCCTGCGCTTGCCACAAACTCTGCTCGACATCGCTGGGCTCATCAGCTCAAGCCCGCAACGCGTCATGGCGGGACGTCAACAGCATGAGGCTTAGGGTGGGACTGGGCGACTTCGTTGGCAGGGCAACGCTCGCCGCGAGCGCGGTTGTGCTTGCGGGGGTTCTGGCGGCCAGCGCCGCGGCGGCCGCGACGATGACCATGACGCAGCCGCGGTTTGGTACCGTCGAGCTTGTTATGCCCAAAGCGGAGGCGTCTGCGTTCGTGATCTTGTTGAGCGACCCGAATGGTCCGGCATCTGCCAACCGGGAGATTGCAGGCGGACTCGCCGACCGGGGCGCCGCCGTTGCCGTCATCGGTGAAGCTGCCGTCCGGTCCATCCTCCAATCGCCCGACAGCGGCAAGCATTGCATCGACCTGTTCGGCGATCTCGAAGGTCTGGCACGCACGGCGGAGCGGCAGACCGGCATGCAGAGCTGGCAACAGCCTGTGCTGCTTGGCATCGGCGATGCAGGCGCCATCGCCTACCTCGGCTTGGCGCAGACACCGTCGAATACGTTTGCGGGGGCGGTGAGCTTCGGATTTTCGCCGACGCTGGCATCGGCGCAGCCCTTTTGCGACGTAACGTCGACTGCCGGGCCGAAGCCTGGAACATTCACGTATGCGCCCGCGAAACTGGCGGGACGGTGGATCATCGTCACCACAAATCCCGACGATCAGAGCTCGCAGCCGTTCGTCGACGCCAATCCGGGGTCGAAGGCGATGGCCGGGTCGCCGCAGGACAAGTCTTCGCGAGACGTTGCGATCAACGCCGTCTTCGAGGTTGCCGCGACAACGACTGCGGCGCTCAGCGATTTGCCGCTCGAAGAGTTGCCGGCGACACAGCCCAAAATTCTGGTGATTTTTTTCTCTGGTGATGGCGGCTGGCGCGACATCGACAAGCGGCTCGGCGAAATGCTGTCGAAGGACGGCGTTGCGGTGATCGGCGTCGATGCGCTGCGCTATTTCTGGAGCAAGAAAGAGCCTCAGACGATTGCGGCCGATATCGGGCGTATCATCCGTCATTACGGGCCTGCATGGGGTGTGAAATCCTTCGCGCTCGCGGGGTATTCGTTCGGCGCGGGCATCATTCCGCTCACTTGGCCAAAACTCGATCCCGCGACGCAAAGCGAGATCAAGCTGATCGCAATGCTCGGACTGGAGCCCGTCGCGCGCCTGCAGATGTCAGTGGCAGGTTGGCTCGGGTTGAATTCATCCGCGGACATTCCGCTCGGGCCTTACTTGGCGCAATTGCCAAAGGACCGTGTGATGTGCGTCTATAGCGTCGAGGAGCAGAAGGACAACGATACCGGATGCACGCTGCCTGAACTTGACGGTGCGACGCGTGTGGCTCGCACCGGCGGGCATCATTTCGGGGGCGACTACCAGGAGATCGCGCAGATCATTCTCGATCGGCTGCGTGCCGTGAGCGCCGAGCGGTGAGCAAAAGATAACTTTAGGTGAATGGTACCGCCTCCCAGAGTTGAACCGGGGACCTCTAGATCCACAATCTAGCGCTCTAACCAGCTGAGCTAAGGCGGCACAGGCTTTGTTCACAAAGCAATAAATCGAGGCCGATGCCTGCCAGCCGTTTGGAAAGGTCCGGCGAACCTCGATTTCAGGGTTCAGCTATCACCACAGCTCTCCCCGAGGGTCAAGGGCCGAATGGCGCTGTCAGGCGGTTCGCGACGGACCACCGCGGCCGCCGAACAGGAAGGCCAATACAAGCCCCGCGACGAAGCCGCCGACGTGCGCCATATAAGCGATGCCGCCCGTGCCCGCAGTCTCGTCGGTCTGGGCGATCGAGCCGAAGCCGCTGAAAAGCTGCAGCACGATCCAAAATCCGATCACGGCGAGGGCGGGGAGCGAGACAATCTGGCGGATGACGAGCACGTCGACGCGCGCGTGCGGGAACATCAAAATGTAAGCACCAAGCACGCCGGCTATGGCGCCGGAGGCTCCGACGTTCGGGACGCTCGAGCCGCTGTTGAAGTAATATTGCGCAAACGTCGCCGCGAGGCCGCACACGAGGTAGAACGCGAGGAAGGGGAGGCGGCCGAGTCGATCCTCGACGTTGTCTCCGAAGATGTAGAGATAAAGCATGTTGCCGAAGAGGTGCATCCAGCCGCCGTGCATGAACATCGCCGTGAAGAGCGTCGGCATGTTGGCGGCGGGATCGTCGCTGAAGCGGCTCGGAATGAACGACCAGTCCTGGATGAATTGGTCGCCGCCGTTGAGTTCGGTAAGAAAGACAAGAACGTTGATGGCGATCAGGCCGTAGGTGACGATTGGCACATTTCGGACTGCGCTATCGTCGTCGCCGATCGGAAACATTTGCGCCCCTCGTTTGACCTAGGCTGCCGGCGGTTTTTTAACAGACATCAGATAATTCACGTCCGTGTCGGGATTGCGAGTCCAGACGTCCCGCATCGGAGCATAGGTGATGCCTTCAAAGTGCGGTGCGGCGAGACCGGCGGCTTCAGCGTAGCGCGCCAGTTCTTCGGGGGTCACGAAACGGTCCCATTGATGGGTGCCGCGCGGCAGCCATCCCAAGACATACTCGGCGCCGACGATGGCCAATGCCCACGCCTTGAAGGTGCGGTTCAACGTCGAAAAGACGGCAAGGCCGCCGGGTCGAACGAGGGACGCGCACTCGGCGATGAATTTTTTCGGGTCGGGAACGTGCTCGACGACTTCAAGACAGGCGACTATGTCGAACGTCCGTCCTTCCGCGGCGAGGTCTTCGACGCGTACCGAGCGATAGTCGACCGAGAGGCCCTGTGCCTCGGCATGACTTTTCGCGATTGCGATATTGCGCTCGGAGGGATCGATTGCCGTTACCGTGGCGCCCATCCGGGTCAGGGGCTCGGACACGAGGCCGCCGCCGCAGCCGATGTCGAGTGCCGTCAGACCTGACAGCGGTTTCAGGGTTTTGGTATCGCGGCCGAAATGCGCAACGGCCTGGTCGCGAATAAACGACAGCCGGGGTGGTCCAATTTGGTGCAGAGGCCGGAATTTTCCGTTCGGATCCCACCATTCGGAAGCAAGGCGAGAAAAGCGCTGCACTTCCTTGGGGTCGAGGGTCGTGCTTTCGGGTGTCGGATCGTCGGGCTGGCGTTTGGCGGCGGTCATTGCGGGCTCCGGTTTGAGGCTAGTCGCCAGCGGGTCGGGGGACTTGTCAAGCGCGGCACGATCCCGCTCATCTTTTCGTTGACTTTTCGGCAGTTGCCCGAGACCTCGCGAGCCGCTAAGAAGCCGAGGCTCAATCCAGACATTAAGGCTCAACAGGTCCTTTCTGGGCCGCCCTGAGCCTGCAGCAGGTGCAGGAAACCCGTTCAGGATGGCGACGGTTGTGATGAAATTCGGCGGCACTTCGGTCGCCACCATCGAGCGCATCCAGAACGTGGCGCGACACGTCAAGCGCGAGGTCGACGCCGGCAACAAGGTGGCCGTGGTCGTCTCGGCAATGTCGGGCGTGACGAACCAGCTTGTGGCTTGGGTCAAGGAGGTGTCTCCGCTTTACGATGCGCGCGAATATGACGCCGTCGTTGCGACCGGCGAGCAGGTGACGGCCGGACTTCTGGCGCTGGCGCTGCAGGCGATGGGCCTCAAGGCGCGTTCCTGGACTGGATGGCAGGTGCCAATCAAAACGGACTCGGCGCACGGTGCAGCGCGTATCATCGATATTCCCGGCAGCGATCTGAAAAAGCGGATCGATGCCGGAGAGGTGGCGGTGATCACCGGTTTCCAGGGCATCGAACCGAAGGCCGACCGCGTTTCGACGCTTGGCCGCGGCGGCTCGGATACGAGTGCGGTTGCGATTGCGGTCGCGCTCGAAGCCGACGTCTGCGATATCTATACCGACGTGGATGGCGTCTACACGACCGATCCGAGGATCGTGCCGAAGGCGCGGCGCTTGGCCAAAGTCTCTTATGAAGAGATGCTGGAGATGGCATCGCTGGGCTCGAAGGTGCTGCAGACCCGGTCGGTCGAGCTGGCCATGGTCTACAAGGTGAAAACACGTGTTCTGTCGAGCTTCATCGCGCCCGATGCGATGAAGCCCTTCAGATCCGACAATATCGAGAACATCGGAACTATCGTTTGCGACGAGGATGAGATCGTGGAACAGCAAGTCGTGAGCGGCATCGCCTACGCCAAGGACGAGGCCAAGGTAACGCTTCTGAAGGTCGACGATAAGCCGGGTGTCGCGGCGCGCATTTTCGGGCCGCTGTCGGATGCGAGCATCAACGTCGATATGATCGTTCAGAACGTAACGCCGGACGGCAAGCACACCGACATGACGTTCACCGTTCAGGCTGCAGAGTTGCCGCGCGCCCTCGACGTTTTGAAAAAGGCCAAGGTCGACATCGGCCATTTCGATGTCAAAAGCTCGGCGGACGTCGTGAAAATCTCCGTCATCGGCGTCGGCATGCGCAGCCATGCCGGTGTTGCAGCGCAGATGTTCAAAACTCTTTCGGAAAAAGGCATCAACATACACGCCATCTCAACGTCAGAGATTAAAATCAGTGTATTGATCGATGCTGCGTATGCCGAGCTTGCCGTTCGCACCTTGCACACGGTTTACGGTCTCGATAGCGACTAGACGCGGATTCGTTCCGGCCGCGCCTTTCTTACCTACTGATGGACCGTCCAGACGGGCGGGACGACTAGCATGATCGTGCGGCCCAACGACCCCAGACCCCTACCGAGCGAAACCTCGCTCCGCGTCATCATGCGCGGATTGCGCGAGATCATGTCGGAAGGGGGCGAGGGCCAGGACAAGCTCGATCGCATCGTTCGCCAGATCGCCGGCGTCATGATCGCCGATGTGTGCTCAATCTATCTCAAGCGCCAGGACGGTTCGCTGGAACTGTTTGCGACCGAGGGCCTCAACCCATCAGCCGTCCATAAAACGCGGATGAAGCGCGGGGAAGGCCTGGTCGGGCGATGCTCGGAGCTGGGCGTGACGGTCAACGAGCCGGAGGCTTCGAGCCATCCGGCGTTCTCCTACCGTCCGGAGACAAGCGAAGAAATCTATCATTCTTTGCTGGCTGTGCCGATCTCGCGCTCGGGTCAGGTGCTCGGCGTGCTCGTCATCCAAAACCGGACGCCAAAAGAATATTCGGACGAAGACGTCGAGGTTCTGCAGGCGACCGCGATGGTGGTCGCCGAGAATCTCGTTTCGGGCGCCGTGGCGGGAACGGGTGCCGCGCTCGAAGGCTCGCTATCGCAGCCGATGGTGATCGAGGGCGAGCCGCTCTCGGAAGGCATCGCGCTCGGGCATGTGGTGCTGCACGAGCCGCGCATCGTCGTTACCCACCTTTTGTCCGACAATCCGGTCGCGGAAATCGAACGGCTCGAGCTGGCGCTTGCGAAGCTCCAGGCGAACATCGACGAAATGTTCGAGCACGAGCATCTATCCGCGATTGGAGAGCACCGCGACGTGCTCGAAGCCTATCGCATGTTCGCGCACGACAAGGGCTGGCATCGGCGCCTGCGGGAAGCGGTCGAGGGTGGATTGACAGCGGAAGCCGCAGTCGAGCGCGTGCAAAATGCCATGCGTACCCGCATGCTGAAGCAGCACGACACTTATTGGCGCGAGCGCCAGCGCGATCTCGATGATCTTTCCGACCGGCTACTCAGGGTGCTTGCCGGCCGGCTCAAAAGCTCGGAAGACGGCAGCTTGCCGCCGGAAGTAATCCTCATTGCACGCACGATGGGGCCGGCGGAGCTTCTCGATTACGATCGCAGCCGGCTTCGAGGGCTAGTTGTCGAGGATGGTTCGAGCCAGAGTCACGTCGCGGTCGTGGCGAAGGCGCTGGGGATCGCGGCGGTCGGTCAGGCGGCTGGAATCGTCGACCGCGTCGCGGCTGGCGACGCAGCGATCATCGATGCGGTGACAGGCGAAGTTCATCTTCGCCCGACGAACGAGGTGATCGCTGCCTATTCCGATAAAGTGCGCTTCCGGGCGCGCAAGCAGAAGCGCTATCAGTCGCTGCGCGGCCGTCCGGCTGTCACCAAAGACGGAATTCGCATCGCCCTGCTAATGAATGCCGGGCTTCTCGTAGACATGTCACATCTGATCGAATCTGGCGCCGATGGGGTCGGGCTCTACCGTACCGAATTGCAATTCATGCTGTCGGACGCCTTTCCGAGGCTCGATCGCCAGACGCAGCTCTACCGATCGGTGATCGAGGAAGCGGAAGGCAAGCCGGTCGTTTTCCGGTCGCTCGATATCGGCGGCGATAAGGTGCTTCCCTATCTCCGGCAGCCGAAAGAAGAAAACCCGGCCATGGGCTGGCGCGCCATTCGCATGGCGCTCGACAGGCCGGAGCTTTTCCGCCTGCAAATCCGCGCTCTTCTGAAGGCTGCGGCCGGCCGCGAGCTTCGGGTGATGATCCCGATGGTTTCCGCACCCTATGAGCTCGGCGCCATCCGGGCATTGATCGAACGCGAAAAGGCGTTCCTGACGAAGCACGGCCATCAGCTGCCGAGCAGCATGCTGGTCGGGGCGATGTTCGAAGTTCCGGCACTGCTGTTCGATCTCGACGCGTTCCTGACGCGTGTCGATTTTGTCTCGATCGGCTCGAATGATCTGATGCAATTCATGTTTGCAGCGGATCGCACCAACGCACGCGTTGCAAGCCGCTTCGATGTCCTGACCGCAGCGCCTCTCA encodes the following:
- the mprF gene encoding bifunctional lysylphosphatidylglycerol flippase/synthetase MprF — its product is MRTARQKRCEDKVGVNRGVLGRIDWSVVGAIVALAAFSYAVTVLYKNLENISWDQVRQTIVTFPASRLALAGLATAISYLALVGYDVIALRLVGADRVPLRTTAITSFISHAVTFTLGFGVLTGGAVRMRLYRPWRVSTDQVLAVVLLCALSFWAGLAAIAGICLTLNPELVAALVGLDAVTCRILGLVILAALALWLVIAARKRTAIAIRDWQLPLPGAGTSLAAILVGMADVAAAAAALWVLLPNDLAVTLPGFLVVFSLATVVGVISHVPGGFGVFDAIVLLGTAKGAPSPELVSSLLLFRLVYYFVPVSIAAMMLVVYEVRARSRVAHEDSNPTAALFDPIIPPLAAIATFFGGLVLLISGTLPAERMSVVRNFIPLPFVEASHFIASLVGTILLVVANGLAHRLRSAWQLALLLLGGGVVFSVTKGLDFGEALICLAAAGLLFVGRKEFYRQGGVFSGRPSASALLAVAVAVGASAFIGLAIYRGVPYDNSLWWEFAYHQDASRFLRATLGAATIAIVIAAYQLMHRVTPKRHSISPSQVLEVEAIVRASKQITSELALIGDKQFLFSQSGDGFVMYGVRGSTWVAMGDPIAVRSADLIDLVWRFKENADEHRGVPVFYQVAADHLPVYLDAGFSLIKLGEDAWVDLEAFTLDGKVGRRLRQTKSRVERSGVSFEVIKAADVSNFFWALKRVSDAWLAVHGRREKGFSLGFWNEDYLRRHDIAVVRHEGRIVAFANILRKPAAATASLDLMRHVPDAPESVMDYLVVMLLEQAKTEGYKWFNLGMAPLSGLPEHRLASRWARFAGLFFRYGDRLYNFEGVRIFKSKFKPEWRPKYLAYEQSLRLPQTLLDIAGLISSSPQRVMAGRQQHEA
- a CDS encoding virulence factor family protein, with the translated sequence MRLRVGLGDFVGRATLAASAVVLAGVLAASAAAAATMTMTQPRFGTVELVMPKAEASAFVILLSDPNGPASANREIAGGLADRGAAVAVIGEAAVRSILQSPDSGKHCIDLFGDLEGLARTAERQTGMQSWQQPVLLGIGDAGAIAYLGLAQTPSNTFAGAVSFGFSPTLASAQPFCDVTSTAGPKPGTFTYAPAKLAGRWIIVTTNPDDQSSQPFVDANPGSKAMAGSPQDKSSRDVAINAVFEVAATTTAALSDLPLEELPATQPKILVIFFSGDGGWRDIDKRLGEMLSKDGVAVIGVDALRYFWSKKEPQTIAADIGRIIRHYGPAWGVKSFALAGYSFGAGIIPLTWPKLDPATQSEIKLIAMLGLEPVARLQMSVAGWLGLNSSADIPLGPYLAQLPKDRVMCVYSVEEQKDNDTGCTLPELDGATRVARTGGHHFGGDYQEIAQIILDRLRAVSAER
- a CDS encoding rhomboid family intramembrane serine protease; the encoded protein is MFPIGDDDSAVRNVPIVTYGLIAINVLVFLTELNGGDQFIQDWSFIPSRFSDDPAANMPTLFTAMFMHGGWMHLFGNMLYLYIFGDNVEDRLGRLPFLAFYLVCGLAATFAQYYFNSGSSVPNVGASGAIAGVLGAYILMFPHARVDVLVIRQIVSLPALAVIGFWIVLQLFSGFGSIAQTDETAGTGGIAYMAHVGGFVAGLVLAFLFGGRGGPSRTA
- the ubiG gene encoding bifunctional 2-polyprenyl-6-hydroxyphenol methylase/3-demethylubiquinol 3-O-methyltransferase UbiG is translated as MTAAKRQPDDPTPESTTLDPKEVQRFSRLASEWWDPNGKFRPLHQIGPPRLSFIRDQAVAHFGRDTKTLKPLSGLTALDIGCGGGLVSEPLTRMGATVTAIDPSERNIAIAKSHAEAQGLSVDYRSVRVEDLAAEGRTFDIVACLEVVEHVPDPKKFIAECASLVRPGGLAVFSTLNRTFKAWALAIVGAEYVLGWLPRGTHQWDRFVTPEELARYAEAAGLAAPHFEGITYAPMRDVWTRNPDTDVNYLMSVKKPPAA
- a CDS encoding aspartate kinase; translation: MATVVMKFGGTSVATIERIQNVARHVKREVDAGNKVAVVVSAMSGVTNQLVAWVKEVSPLYDAREYDAVVATGEQVTAGLLALALQAMGLKARSWTGWQVPIKTDSAHGAARIIDIPGSDLKKRIDAGEVAVITGFQGIEPKADRVSTLGRGGSDTSAVAIAVALEADVCDIYTDVDGVYTTDPRIVPKARRLAKVSYEEMLEMASLGSKVLQTRSVELAMVYKVKTRVLSSFIAPDAMKPFRSDNIENIGTIVCDEDEIVEQQVVSGIAYAKDEAKVTLLKVDDKPGVAARIFGPLSDASINVDMIVQNVTPDGKHTDMTFTVQAAELPRALDVLKKAKVDIGHFDVKSSADVVKISVIGVGMRSHAGVAAQMFKTLSEKGINIHAISTSEIKISVLIDAAYAELAVRTLHTVYGLDSD
- the ptsP gene encoding phosphoenolpyruvate--protein phosphotransferase produces the protein MIVRPNDPRPLPSETSLRVIMRGLREIMSEGGEGQDKLDRIVRQIAGVMIADVCSIYLKRQDGSLELFATEGLNPSAVHKTRMKRGEGLVGRCSELGVTVNEPEASSHPAFSYRPETSEEIYHSLLAVPISRSGQVLGVLVIQNRTPKEYSDEDVEVLQATAMVVAENLVSGAVAGTGAALEGSLSQPMVIEGEPLSEGIALGHVVLHEPRIVVTHLLSDNPVAEIERLELALAKLQANIDEMFEHEHLSAIGEHRDVLEAYRMFAHDKGWHRRLREAVEGGLTAEAAVERVQNAMRTRMLKQHDTYWRERQRDLDDLSDRLLRVLAGRLKSSEDGSLPPEVILIARTMGPAELLDYDRSRLRGLVVEDGSSQSHVAVVAKALGIAAVGQAAGIVDRVAAGDAAIIDAVTGEVHLRPTNEVIAAYSDKVRFRARKQKRYQSLRGRPAVTKDGIRIALLMNAGLLVDMSHLIESGADGVGLYRTELQFMLSDAFPRLDRQTQLYRSVIEEAEGKPVVFRSLDIGGDKVLPYLRQPKEENPAMGWRAIRMALDRPELFRLQIRALLKAAAGRELRVMIPMVSAPYELGAIRALIEREKAFLTKHGHQLPSSMLVGAMFEVPALLFDLDAFLTRVDFVSIGSNDLMQFMFAADRTNARVASRFDVLTAAPLRALRMLIKAAKKHKVPLTLCGEMAGSPLEAMTLIALGLRSLSMAPASIGPIKTMILSLDAEKATTYVEELLKEDAKDLRMSLQQFAEKEGVAIDG